A stretch of Primulina tabacum isolate GXHZ01 chromosome 13, ASM2559414v2, whole genome shotgun sequence DNA encodes these proteins:
- the LOC142523393 gene encoding uncharacterized protein LOC142523393 yields MVKVATFFGMTFAAFVFWQTMDKVHVYIALRQDEKKEKMEKEAEIRRMREELYQQQREKDSLA; encoded by the exons ATGGTGAAAGTGGCGACTTTCTTTGGTATGACATTCGCAGCCTTCGTTTTTTGGCAGACCATGGATAAGGTCCATGTCTATATTGCCCTTCGCCAGGACGAGAAG AAGGAGAAAATGGAGAAAGAAGCTGAGATAAGGAGAATGAGAGAGGAGCTATACCAACAGCAAAGAGAAAAGGACTCTCTTGCCTAA
- the LOC142522949 gene encoding E3 ubiquitin-protein ligase AIRP2-like, with amino-acid sequence MEDECCHEPRKSFREALDEIEADVEHANALAAAVPRAKSCTHLEMKLVYNDMAPLLLHLIQWMECSCSCISPRYLNLSYILICKVYEDGAPKMSARARKASINDFYGIILPSLEQLHSDMTKLDGTNADNLVPESTSKKIQEKEGESACSDPLKNGECGICLVAQAEIVLPDCYHSMCSNCYYKWISRSESCPFCRDNLEGLEPIDLWYLTNKNEVADPATVFAEDLQNFCLYMKNLPIDMPEVMFQTYNEYLI; translated from the exons atggaGGATGAATGCTGCCATGAACCAAGGAAGTCTTTTAGAGAAGCATTGGACGAAATTGAGGCAGACGTAGAACATGCAAATGCTCT GGCTGCAGCAGTTCCGAGAGCTAAGAGTTGTACCCATCTGGAGATGAAATTGGTCTACAATGACATGGCACCCCTCCTTTTGCATTTAATCCAATGGATGGAGTGTTCTTGCTCGTGTATCTCGCCAAGATATCTGAATCTTAGTTACATCCTTATTTGTAAG GTGTATGAAGATGGAGCACCAAAAATGTCAGCACGTGCTAGGAAAGCGTCTATTAATGACTTTTATG GTATCATATTACCGTCACTTGAGCAACTACATTCTGACATGACAAAACTGGATGGCACTAACGCCGATAATCTTGTTCCAGAAAGCACCAGCAAGAAAATACAGGAAAAGGAAGGTGAGTCTGCATGCTCAGATCCTCTGAAAAATGGGGAATGTGGAATATGCTTGGTTGCTCAGGCTGAAATCGTCTTGCCTGATTGCTACCATTCGATGTGCTCAAACTGCTACTATAAATG GATCTCAAGATCCGAATCGTGCCCCTTTTGCCGTGACAACTTAGAAGGACTCGAGCCAATAGATTTATGGTACCTAACTAACAAGAATGAAGTTGCAGACCCGGCCACTGTTTTTGCGGAAGACTTGCAGAATTTCTGTCTTTATATGAAGAACCTCCCTATAGATATGCCTGAGGTTATGTTCCAAACGTATAATGAATACTTAATATGA
- the LOC142522635 gene encoding uncharacterized protein LOC142522635, which translates to MAPGRKGRKGKEVVQESEAPNVRGLNETDWGKRGRRPRGEARNVNVEREVDQLTRGMGEMELVISRFQNMRPPRFFGNEDGEKAIAWLKSMKRLFNMLEYTPHLQLKLAICQLKDRAQLWWETTEEALKESGERVTWDVFCAQFAREYSPPSYYSAKEAEFNRLTQGNMTVVEYASQFSALLTYVPHVASSDRNKLSHFMQGLNRTICTLVVAGAPVNYADAVEKAKNVEASLLLTEPQSVQPGFPQSFEGNVPMLVGAPLYRPLLPYQPSQSYQQPKQQNFKAKGKQFKKQTRSSSSSSVSQRGSSVGSPGGVFCDRCGGKHFSTQCTGVHGSCNICGQVGHYARVCPNAVRQQFQQPQFGQDFRGQATRPFVPTQSFQQSSYPQPRGSAQQRFPGPQQARVHALTQDQVQDAQGGVIAGICLIFNHPARILIDT; encoded by the coding sequence ATGGCACCGGGACGTAAAGGTAGAAAAGGAAAGGAAGTTGTTCAGGAATCTGAAGCTCCTAATGTGAGAGGACTTAACGAGACTGATTGGGGAAAACGAGGTCGTCGTCCTCGTGGTGAAGCACGAAATGTTAACGTTGAGCGTGAAGTGGATCAGTTGACTAGAGGAATGGGTGAAATGGAACTTGTGATATCCCGATTTCAGAACATGCGTCCTCCTCGATTCTTTGGGAATGAAGATGGTGAGAAAGCTATAGCATGGCTAAAAAGTATGAAGCGTTTGTTCAATATGTTGGAGTACACTCCTCACTTGCAGCTTAAGTTGGCTATTTGTCAATTAAAAGACCGAGCTCAGTTATGGTGGGAAACTACTGAGGAAGCTTTGAAAGAATCAGGTGAAAGagttacttgggatgtattttgcGCTCAGTTTGCTCGAGAGTATTCACCGCCTTCATATTATTCGGCCAAGGAAGCTGAATTCAATAGATTGACTCAGGGTAACATGACCGTAGTGGAGTATGCCTCTCAATTTTCAGCGCTTCTTACCTATGTTCCTCATGTTGCTAGTAGTGATCGGAACAAGCTATCGCATTTTATGCAAGGATTGAATCGAACCATTTGCACTTTAGTAGTCGCTGGAGCACCTGTTAATTATGCCGATGCTGTAGAGAAAGCCAAGAATGTGGAGGCAAGTCTACTTTTGACAGAACCACAGTCGGTTCAACCAGGTTTTCCTCAGAGTTTCGAGGGCAATGTGCCGATGCTAGTTGGTGCACCACTATACCGTCCTTTACTGCCGTATCAGCCTTCGCAGTCTTATCAGCAACCAAAGCAGCAAAATTTTAAGGCCaaaggaaaacagttcaagaaacaGACTCGTAGTAGTTCTTCTAGTTCTGTCAGTCAGCGTGGAAGTTCAGTTGGGTCCCCAGGTGGAGTATTTTGTGATCGTTGTGGTGGTAAGCATTTCAGCACTCAGTGTACGGGAGTTCACGGATCTTGTAATATTTGTGGGCAAGTTGGACAttatgctagagtatgtccgaaTGCAGTGAGACAACAATTTCAGCAACCTCAGTTTGGTCAGGATTTTAGAGGACAAGCAACTAGGCCTTTTGTTCCGACTCAGTCTTTTCAGCAGTCTAGCTATCCTCAGCCTAGAGGTTCTGCACAGCAGCGTTTCCCAGGGccacagcaggctcgagttcatgctttaactcaGGATCAGGTTCAAGACGCACAGGGCGGAGTTATTGCAGGTATCTGCCTTATTTTTAATCATCCTGCACGTATATTGATAGACAcatga
- the LOC142522293 gene encoding oxysterol-binding protein-related protein 1D-like isoform X2: MLGELSEIQNQLRTLQLKHILLLDTLRRLETEKIELETTVVDETKGRDSCSGQGNRRFSDFYSVLSEGSASDSDADIESRYGGDVETDEDEGIFFDTNDFLSAESLRSASYRGRENSVYACETDFYFSGRLREVGMGTKEIEFPYVRRRDNLPEPKEKEKPVGLWSIIKDNIGKDLSGVCLPVYFNEPLSSLQKCFEDLEHSYLVDRALEWGKQGNDLMRILNVAAFAVSGYASTEGRQCKPFNPLLGETYEADYPDKGLKFFSEKVSHHPMIVACHCEGQGWKFWGDSNLKGKFWGRSIQLDPVWTLTLQFEDGETFQWSKVTTSIYNIIIGKIYCDHYGTMRIKGSGNYSCKLKFKEQSIIDRNPHQVHGFVQDNRTGEKVAILLGKWDEAMYYVMGDPSTKPKGYDPMTETVLLWERDKSITKTRYNLTPFAISLNELTRGLRELLPPTDSRLRPDQRHLENGEYELANAEKLRLEQLQRQARKMQDRGWQPKWFTRDEDGCYCYVGGYWEAREAHNWDGIPDIFRQPCDLPVCVTEE; this comes from the exons ATGCTGGGTGAGCTTTCTGAGATTCAGAATCAGTTAAGGACCCTTCAACTCAAACATATTTTGCTGCTGGACACTTTGAGGCGACTGGAG ACAGAGAAAATTGAATTGGAAACAACTGTTGTTGATGAGACGAAGGGACGAGATTCTTGCAGCGGACAAGGGAATAGAAGGTTCAGTG ATTTCTATTCGGTTTTGTCAGAAGGCAGCGCAAGTGACTCAGATGCAGATATTGAAAGTAGATATGGAggagatgttgaaacagatgaAGATGAAGGAATTTTTTTTGACACAAATGACTTTCTGTCTGCAGAGTCTCTAAGAAGTGCTTCATACCGCGGTAGAGAGAATTCAGTTTATGCTTGCGAAACAGACTTTTACTTTTCTGGTCGTTTAAGAGAAGTTGGAATGGGAACAaaggaaattgaatttccatATGTCAGGAGAAGGGATAATTTACCGGAACCAAAAGAGAAAGAGAAGCCAGTTGGGTTATGGTCAATAATTAAGGATAACATCGGCAAAGATTTGTCAGGTGTTTGCCTTCCTGTTTACTTCAATGAGCCTCTATCCTCGTTGCAAAaatgctttgaagatttggagcaTTCATATCTTGTTGACCGGGCACTGGAATGGGGAAAACAG GGAAATGATTTGATGAGAATTTTAAATGTAGCAGCTTTTGCAGTGTCGGGCTATGCCTCAACTGAAGGCAGGCAGTGCAAACCTTTCAATCCTCTCCTTGGCGAAACCTATGAGGCCGACTATCCTGATAAGGGCTTAAAATTCTTCTCTGAAAAG GTGAGTCATCATCCAATGATTGTGGCTTGTCATTGCGAAGGCCAAGGTTGGAAGTTTTGGGGAGATTCTAATCTTAAAGGAAAGTTCTGGGGTCGTTCCATCCAGCTTGATCCTGTGTGGACATTGACTCTGCAGTTTGAAGATGGTGAGACATTTCAGTGGAGCAAAGTCACTACTTCTATTTACAACATCATAATTGGTAAAATCTATTGTGATCACTATGGCACCATGCGCATTAAAGGCAGTGGAAATTATTCTTGCAAGCTTAAATTCAAGGAGCAGTCTATCATAGACCGAAATCCACATCAG GTTCATGGTTTTGTGCAAGACAATAGGACCGGAGAGAAGGTTGCCATATTGCTGGGTAAGTGGGATGAAGCAATGTATTATGTGATGGGAGATCCAAGTACCAAGCCGAAGGGTTATGATCCAATGACTGAAACAGTGTTGCTATGGGAAAGGGATAAATCTATTACCAAAACAAGATACAATCTCACACCATTTGCGATATCTTTGAATGAATTGACACGTGGTTTACGGGAGTTGCTGCCGCCAACAGACTCGAGGTTGAGACCCGACCAAAGACATTTAGAGAATGGGGAATATGAGCTTGCAAATGCGGAGAAGCTTAGACTTGAACAATTGCAGAGACAG GCGAGGAAGATGCAAGACAGAGGCTGGCAACCAAAATGGTTCACGAGGGACGAAGATGGTTGTTATTGCTATGTGGGTGGATACTGGGAAGCGAGGGAAGCCCATAATTGGGATGGTATCCCTGATATATTCCGGCAGCCCTGTGATCTCCCTGTTTGTGTAACAGAAGAGTGA
- the LOC142522950 gene encoding photosystem II reaction center proteins PsbY, chloroplastic-like, with protein MAAATIATTIAILGAKCHTTKAFNTFCKPAKPAVSLLSLQKLPKLPEYTGTALAGAIFSTLSAADPALATQQLAEIADGDNRGLALLIPIIPAILWVLYNILQPALNQINKMTSSKGVIVGLGLGELAASGLLHPSEASAAGEMAAIGEAVSDSRGQLLLFVITPAIFWVLYNILQPALNQINKMRS; from the coding sequence ATGGCGGCAGCTACAATAGCTACAACAATAGCGATACTCGGCGCCAAATGCCACACTACGAAGGCCTTCAACACCTTTTGCAAGCCCGCGAAGCCGGCTGTCTCTCTTCTCTCCCTGCAAAAGCTCCCCAAGCTGCCGGAGTACACCGGGACTGCCCTCGCCGGAGCCATATTCTCCACTCTCTCTGCAGCGGATCCGGCCCTCGCAACGCAGCAGCTGGCGGAGATAGCCGACGGGGACAACCGTGGGTTAGCCCTTTTGATCCCGATTATCCCGGCCATACTCTGGGTTCTCTACAACATCTTGCAGCCGGCGCTCAATCAGATCAACAAGATGACCAGCTCGAAAGGGGTGATCGTCGGGCTGGGGCTTGGAGAGCTCGCCGCCTCGGGGCTCCTCCACCCGTCGGAGGCCTCCGCCGCCGGTGAGATGGCCGCGATTGGTGAAGCTGTGTCTGACAGCAGGGGCCAGCTGTTGTTGTTTGTGATTACACCTGCGATTTTTTGGGTGCTGTACAATATCTTGCAACCTGCTCTGAACCAGATCAACAAGATGAGATCTTAA
- the LOC142522293 gene encoding oxysterol-binding protein-related protein 1D-like isoform X1 → MSMNPLCCIAPVSVEKDRAGVRPQTLSRELVPDDIVVYDSSNNASVNPVRYSSRRNLSIGTDVLAAVGGGGGGDLAKERCDENVETKSCVGVLYKWVNYGKGWRARWFALEDGVLSYYKVHGPDKIAVGNGRENGVKVIGAESFRYIRKCNLGGGSGNGHSGNGFGSGKQWKPFGEVHLKVSSIRASKSDDKRLSIFSGTRTLHLRCESKEDRASWIEALLVAKDKFPRLLTSNDLASSEEFIVSTDKLQARLVQDDISETVVKDCESIMLGELSEIQNQLRTLQLKHILLLDTLRRLETEKIELETTVVDETKGRDSCSGQGNRRFSDFYSVLSEGSASDSDADIESRYGGDVETDEDEGIFFDTNDFLSAESLRSASYRGRENSVYACETDFYFSGRLREVGMGTKEIEFPYVRRRDNLPEPKEKEKPVGLWSIIKDNIGKDLSGVCLPVYFNEPLSSLQKCFEDLEHSYLVDRALEWGKQGNDLMRILNVAAFAVSGYASTEGRQCKPFNPLLGETYEADYPDKGLKFFSEKVSHHPMIVACHCEGQGWKFWGDSNLKGKFWGRSIQLDPVWTLTLQFEDGETFQWSKVTTSIYNIIIGKIYCDHYGTMRIKGSGNYSCKLKFKEQSIIDRNPHQVHGFVQDNRTGEKVAILLGKWDEAMYYVMGDPSTKPKGYDPMTETVLLWERDKSITKTRYNLTPFAISLNELTRGLRELLPPTDSRLRPDQRHLENGEYELANAEKLRLEQLQRQARKMQDRGWQPKWFTRDEDGCYCYVGGYWEAREAHNWDGIPDIFRQPCDLPVCVTEE, encoded by the exons ATGAGCATGAATCCTCTTTGCTGCATTGCTCCCGTATCAGTTGAGAAGGATCGAGCTGGGGTGAGGCCTCAAACCCTAAGTCGAGAGCTGGTACCCGATGATATTGTTGTTTATGATAGTAGCAACAATGCGAGTGTCAATCCGGTGAGGTACAGCTCGAGGCGGAATTTGTCGATCGGAACTGATGTTCTGGCGGCGGTTGGCGGTGGCGGAGGAGGGGATTTGGCCAAGGAAAGATGCGATGAAAATGTTGAAACGAAGAGTTGTGTCGGGGTTTTGTATAAATGGGTGAATTACGGGAAAGGGTGGAGGGCTAGGTGGTTTGCGTTGGAAGATGGTGTTCTGTCGTATTACAAAGTCCATGGCCCGGATAAAATCGCGGTCGGTAATGGAAGAGAGAATGGTGTAAAAGTGATTGGTGCGGAGAGTTTCAGGTACATTAGGAAGTGTAATCTTGGAGGTGGGAGTGGTAATGGACATTCGGGAAATGGGTTTGGGTCAGGGAAGCAGTGGAAGCCATTCGGGGAAGTACACTTGAAG GTTTCTTCAATTCGGGCCAGCAAGTCAGATGACAAAAGGCTTTCCATATTCTCAGGGACAAGAACTCTTCATCTGCGATGTGAATCAAAAGAAGACAGAGCCTCATGGATTGAAGCACTTCTGGTTGCTAAAGATAAATTCCCTAGACTATTGACAAGTAATGACCTAGCAAGTTCTGAAGAATTCATTGTTTCAACAGATAAGCTGCAGGCACGGTTAGTGCAGGATGACATTAGTGAGACAGTAGTTAAAGATTGCGAGTCTATAATGCTGGGTGAGCTTTCTGAGATTCAGAATCAGTTAAGGACCCTTCAACTCAAACATATTTTGCTGCTGGACACTTTGAGGCGACTGGAG ACAGAGAAAATTGAATTGGAAACAACTGTTGTTGATGAGACGAAGGGACGAGATTCTTGCAGCGGACAAGGGAATAGAAGGTTCAGTG ATTTCTATTCGGTTTTGTCAGAAGGCAGCGCAAGTGACTCAGATGCAGATATTGAAAGTAGATATGGAggagatgttgaaacagatgaAGATGAAGGAATTTTTTTTGACACAAATGACTTTCTGTCTGCAGAGTCTCTAAGAAGTGCTTCATACCGCGGTAGAGAGAATTCAGTTTATGCTTGCGAAACAGACTTTTACTTTTCTGGTCGTTTAAGAGAAGTTGGAATGGGAACAaaggaaattgaatttccatATGTCAGGAGAAGGGATAATTTACCGGAACCAAAAGAGAAAGAGAAGCCAGTTGGGTTATGGTCAATAATTAAGGATAACATCGGCAAAGATTTGTCAGGTGTTTGCCTTCCTGTTTACTTCAATGAGCCTCTATCCTCGTTGCAAAaatgctttgaagatttggagcaTTCATATCTTGTTGACCGGGCACTGGAATGGGGAAAACAG GGAAATGATTTGATGAGAATTTTAAATGTAGCAGCTTTTGCAGTGTCGGGCTATGCCTCAACTGAAGGCAGGCAGTGCAAACCTTTCAATCCTCTCCTTGGCGAAACCTATGAGGCCGACTATCCTGATAAGGGCTTAAAATTCTTCTCTGAAAAG GTGAGTCATCATCCAATGATTGTGGCTTGTCATTGCGAAGGCCAAGGTTGGAAGTTTTGGGGAGATTCTAATCTTAAAGGAAAGTTCTGGGGTCGTTCCATCCAGCTTGATCCTGTGTGGACATTGACTCTGCAGTTTGAAGATGGTGAGACATTTCAGTGGAGCAAAGTCACTACTTCTATTTACAACATCATAATTGGTAAAATCTATTGTGATCACTATGGCACCATGCGCATTAAAGGCAGTGGAAATTATTCTTGCAAGCTTAAATTCAAGGAGCAGTCTATCATAGACCGAAATCCACATCAG GTTCATGGTTTTGTGCAAGACAATAGGACCGGAGAGAAGGTTGCCATATTGCTGGGTAAGTGGGATGAAGCAATGTATTATGTGATGGGAGATCCAAGTACCAAGCCGAAGGGTTATGATCCAATGACTGAAACAGTGTTGCTATGGGAAAGGGATAAATCTATTACCAAAACAAGATACAATCTCACACCATTTGCGATATCTTTGAATGAATTGACACGTGGTTTACGGGAGTTGCTGCCGCCAACAGACTCGAGGTTGAGACCCGACCAAAGACATTTAGAGAATGGGGAATATGAGCTTGCAAATGCGGAGAAGCTTAGACTTGAACAATTGCAGAGACAG GCGAGGAAGATGCAAGACAGAGGCTGGCAACCAAAATGGTTCACGAGGGACGAAGATGGTTGTTATTGCTATGTGGGTGGATACTGGGAAGCGAGGGAAGCCCATAATTGGGATGGTATCCCTGATATATTCCGGCAGCCCTGTGATCTCCCTGTTTGTGTAACAGAAGAGTGA